The following proteins are co-located in the Gloeocapsa sp. PCC 7428 genome:
- the nblS gene encoding two-component system sensor histidine kinase NblS: MLALLKKIREAIAHWWSEFTLQTKLMAAATLVVSLIMSGLTFWAVNTIQQDARLNDTRFGRDLGLLLASNVAPLIAEDNLTEVAQFSQRFYSSTSSVRYMLYADESGKIFFGIPFWDSEVQNSLTIERRIQLPDDYAANAELPMVRQHRTPDGVVTDVFVPLTHNGTYLGVLAIGTNPNPTVITSSNLTRDVTIAVFISIWVMVILGAVFNALYITKPIKELLVGVKNIAAGNFKQRIDLPVGGELKELIFSFNEMAERLERYEEQNIEELTAEKAKLETLVSTIADGAILLDTNMHVILVNPIARRMFGWDGAPVVGNNILHHLPPVLQMELTRPLYQLAAGERDSAEFRVSLNQPTNRTIRILLTTVLDQYRESLKGIAMTVQDITREVELNEAKSQFISNVSHELRTPLFNIKTYIETLHDYGEELGEQQRREFLQTANNETDRLTRLVNDVLDLSRLESCRIYHFDAVDVAQAIDQTLRNYQLNAKDKGIELIQEIEPKLPPVLGNYDLLLQVFTNLVGNALKFTNAGGKVVIRAYLIENTKTKQSLPRLNSQPLAGKVRIEISDTGMGIDPEHQEKIFGRFFRVENRVHTLEGTGLGLSIVRNIIDKHHSSVHLVSEVGVGTTFWFDLAVFQAAILENPSSVTAADGN; the protein is encoded by the coding sequence ATGCTAGCTTTACTGAAGAAAATTCGAGAGGCGATCGCCCATTGGTGGTCAGAGTTCACGCTCCAGACTAAGCTAATGGCTGCTGCCACGTTGGTGGTTTCCTTAATTATGAGCGGTCTTACCTTTTGGGCGGTCAACACGATTCAACAAGATGCCCGTCTTAACGATACTCGCTTTGGTCGCGATCTTGGTCTATTGCTGGCATCGAATGTCGCTCCCTTAATTGCCGAAGATAATTTAACGGAAGTTGCCCAGTTTTCACAACGCTTCTACAGCAGCACTTCTAGCGTTCGCTATATGCTCTACGCAGATGAATCAGGCAAAATCTTCTTTGGCATTCCTTTTTGGGATTCAGAAGTTCAAAACTCTTTGACAATCGAACGCCGCATTCAACTTCCCGATGACTACGCTGCGAATGCTGAATTACCTATGGTGCGGCAGCATCGCACACCCGATGGCGTTGTGACGGATGTTTTTGTTCCTTTAACGCACAACGGCACTTATTTAGGCGTTTTGGCAATCGGCACAAATCCCAACCCTACTGTCATCACCTCATCAAATCTGACGCGGGATGTCACGATCGCCGTGTTTATTTCAATTTGGGTAATGGTGATTCTTGGCGCAGTTTTTAACGCATTATATATCACTAAGCCAATTAAAGAACTCCTCGTAGGTGTGAAAAACATTGCCGCCGGAAATTTCAAGCAGCGAATTGACTTACCCGTCGGCGGCGAACTCAAAGAGTTAATTTTTAGCTTCAATGAAATGGCAGAGCGTCTAGAACGCTATGAGGAACAAAACATCGAGGAATTAACCGCCGAGAAAGCGAAGCTCGAAACCCTCGTTTCGACAATTGCGGATGGTGCGATATTACTCGATACGAATATGCACGTCATTTTAGTGAATCCGATCGCACGCCGGATGTTTGGTTGGGATGGTGCGCCTGTTGTTGGAAATAACATTTTGCATCATTTGCCACCAGTACTACAAATGGAGTTAACACGTCCTTTGTATCAACTTGCCGCCGGCGAACGCGACAGTGCTGAATTTCGAGTCTCGCTTAATCAACCGACAAATCGCACGATTCGGATTCTGTTAACAACGGTTCTCGATCAATATCGCGAAAGTCTTAAAGGTATCGCGATGACGGTGCAAGACATCACGCGCGAAGTTGAACTGAATGAAGCGAAAAGTCAGTTTATTAGTAACGTCTCGCACGAACTGCGAACGCCTTTATTTAACATAAAAACTTATATCGAAACTTTACACGACTACGGTGAAGAACTCGGCGAACAACAGCGCCGCGAATTTCTCCAAACAGCCAACAATGAAACAGATCGCCTGACACGCCTTGTTAATGATGTTTTAGATTTGTCGCGCTTAGAATCGTGCCGTATCTATCATTTTGATGCGGTAGATGTCGCGCAGGCGATCGACCAAACGCTGCGTAACTATCAGTTAAATGCTAAAGATAAAGGAATTGAATTAATTCAAGAAATTGAGCCAAAATTACCTCCCGTACTCGGTAACTACGACTTGTTATTACAAGTGTTTACGAATCTAGTTGGTAACGCTTTGAAATTCACAAACGCTGGCGGCAAAGTTGTTATTCGTGCTTACTTAATAGAGAATACGAAAACAAAGCAAAGCTTGCCACGGCTCAATTCGCAGCCACTTGCTGGAAAAGTCCGTATTGAGATTTCTGATACGGGTATGGGCATTGATCCTGAACATCAAGAGAAGATTTTTGGTCGCTTCTTTCGTGTAGAAAACCGCGTTCATACGCTAGAAGGAACAGGGCTGGGGCTATCAATTGTCAGAAATATTATCGACAAGCACCATAGCAGCGTACACTTAGTTAGTGAGGTTGGCGTCGGCACAACTTTCTGGTTCGACTTGGCAGTGTTTCAAGCAGCAATTTTAGAGAATCCATCGAGCGTTACAGCTGCGGATGGTAACTAG
- a CDS encoding 16S rRNA (cytosine(967)-C(5))-methyltransferase, whose amino-acid sequence MDNPRQLAFIALRWVQRGAYADVALDRVLRQTDLSSVDRRLATELVYGSVRRQRSLDALIDQLAKKKAQQQPPDLRIILHLGLYQLRYLDHIPDAAAVNSTVELAKKNGFSGLANFVNGLLRQYLRLATREDPLKLPAHSVERLGILHSYPDWIIEVWLKQFGYKETEQLCAWFNQPPAIDLRINPLRASVEKVATALQEAEVGVTRVANLPQALRFTTSTGAIEKLPGFDAGWWTVQDSSAQLVSHILDPQPGEVVIDACAAPGGKTTHIAELMQDTGTIWACDRTVSRLKKLQQNIARLQLKSIQICPGDSRNLPHFVNIADRVLLDAPCSGLGTLHRHADARWRQTPETVKELTVLQTELLTHVSTWIKPGGVLVYATCTLNSEENEAIVQAFLTQHPCWRIEHPAANSIGVPYATSSGWMQVLPHHQSMDGFFIVRLQKESQ is encoded by the coding sequence ATGGACAATCCGCGCCAGCTTGCTTTTATCGCCCTCCGTTGGGTGCAGCGGGGGGCTTATGCTGATGTTGCCTTAGACCGCGTACTGCGTCAAACTGACTTAAGTAGTGTCGATCGCCGTTTGGCGACAGAGTTAGTTTATGGTAGTGTTCGCCGACAGCGATCGCTTGATGCATTAATCGATCAGTTAGCGAAAAAGAAAGCGCAGCAACAACCACCCGATTTACGAATTATTCTGCATTTAGGACTGTATCAGTTGCGGTATCTTGACCATATTCCTGATGCGGCTGCGGTCAATTCTACTGTAGAGTTGGCGAAAAAAAACGGTTTCTCAGGACTTGCGAATTTTGTTAATGGATTGTTACGTCAATATTTGCGGTTAGCAACTAGGGAAGATCCTTTAAAACTACCTGCTCATTCTGTAGAACGTTTAGGCATTTTACACAGTTATCCTGATTGGATTATTGAAGTCTGGCTAAAACAATTCGGCTACAAAGAAACTGAACAACTCTGCGCGTGGTTCAACCAACCACCAGCAATTGATTTACGTATTAATCCTTTACGTGCTTCTGTTGAGAAAGTTGCAACTGCATTGCAAGAAGCTGAAGTCGGTGTCACTCGTGTTGCCAATTTGCCACAAGCTTTAAGATTTACAACTAGTACAGGTGCAATTGAAAAGTTACCAGGATTTGATGCAGGTTGGTGGACAGTACAAGATAGTAGCGCACAACTTGTGAGCCATATCCTCGATCCTCAACCAGGTGAAGTTGTGATTGATGCGTGTGCAGCACCAGGAGGAAAAACAACACACATTGCTGAATTGATGCAAGATACAGGTACGATTTGGGCGTGCGATCGCACCGTCTCGCGCTTAAAAAAACTTCAACAAAATATTGCACGGCTGCAACTCAAATCAATTCAAATTTGCCCAGGCGATAGTCGTAATCTTCCTCATTTTGTTAATATCGCAGATCGCGTTCTTCTCGATGCGCCGTGTTCAGGGCTAGGAACGCTTCATCGTCATGCCGATGCTCGCTGGCGACAAACACCAGAAACAGTTAAAGAACTTACTGTTTTACAAACAGAACTTTTGACTCACGTTTCGACTTGGATAAAACCTGGAGGCGTGCTTGTCTATGCAACTTGTACTTTAAATTCTGAAGAAAATGAAGCGATCGTTCAAGCTTTCTTAACTCAACATCCATGCTGGCGAATTGAACATCCTGCTGCAAATTCTATTGGTGTTCCTTATGCAACATCATCGGGTTGGATGCAAGTCTTACCACATCACCAATCGATGGACGGTTTTTTTATTGTTCGCTTACAGAAAGAATCACAATAA
- a CDS encoding deoxyribodipyrimidine photo-lyase, with the protein MSDLILFWHRRDLRIADNTGLVAARKQSQKVVGVFCLDPNILERDDVAAVRVTYMIGCLQALQQRYTEVGSQLLILHDNPTQAIPRLAAALNAQAVFWNWDVEPYSQERDRTIIEALKEKGIQFLHENWDQILHSPDEIRTGSHQPYTVFTPFWRNWSSKSKAEPVATLQGVTGLTDTERDIAQQAGVIPLPTAKDLGFVWDRDLVIAPGEAAAQERLEEFSYKAITEYKEQRNFPAVNGTSQLSAALKFGAIGIRTVWAATVAALENSRSDETDTSIRAWQQELAWREFYQHAMYHFPELATGAYREAFKNFPYQNNEELFQAWCAGKTGYPIVDAAMRQMNESGWMHNRCRMIVANFLTKDLLIDPRLGEKYFYQRLIDGDLSANNGGWQWSASSGMDPKPVRIFNPASQAQKFDPEGEYIREWIPELRSVDTEYLLNGDIPALEREALGYPLPIVDHKRQQRQFKAIYAQQKNGNG; encoded by the coding sequence ATGTCTGACCTCATTTTATTTTGGCATCGCCGTGACTTACGCATAGCGGATAACACTGGACTTGTAGCCGCAAGAAAGCAAAGTCAAAAAGTTGTAGGAGTATTTTGTCTCGATCCGAATATTCTAGAACGCGACGACGTAGCTGCTGTACGCGTGACGTACATGATTGGGTGTTTGCAAGCCCTGCAACAGCGATACACCGAAGTTGGCAGTCAACTCTTAATTCTGCACGACAATCCAACACAAGCAATCCCCAGACTCGCAGCAGCGCTCAATGCTCAAGCAGTATTTTGGAATTGGGACGTGGAACCGTATTCGCAGGAGCGCGATCGCACGATTATCGAAGCTTTAAAAGAAAAAGGAATTCAATTTTTACACGAAAATTGGGATCAAATTCTTCACTCTCCTGACGAAATTCGCACTGGTTCTCACCAGCCTTACACCGTATTTACTCCATTTTGGCGTAACTGGAGCAGTAAATCTAAAGCTGAACCTGTCGCAACGCTACAAGGTGTCACAGGCTTAACAGATACAGAACGCGACATTGCCCAACAAGCAGGCGTTATTCCACTTCCTACAGCCAAAGATTTAGGATTCGTTTGGGATCGCGATTTAGTGATTGCGCCAGGAGAAGCAGCAGCCCAAGAAAGGTTAGAAGAATTTAGCTATAAAGCAATTACCGAATACAAAGAACAGCGGAATTTTCCTGCGGTGAATGGTACATCGCAACTCAGCGCTGCGCTTAAATTTGGCGCGATCGGCATTCGTACAGTTTGGGCTGCAACGGTCGCCGCATTAGAAAATAGCCGCAGCGACGAAACTGATACGAGTATCCGCGCTTGGCAACAAGAACTCGCATGGCGGGAATTCTATCAACACGCAATGTATCATTTTCCTGAACTAGCAACAGGAGCTTATCGCGAAGCTTTCAAAAACTTTCCTTACCAAAACAACGAAGAACTTTTTCAAGCTTGGTGCGCAGGTAAAACTGGCTACCCAATTGTTGATGCTGCGATGCGTCAGATGAACGAAAGCGGTTGGATGCACAACCGCTGTCGCATGATTGTCGCAAACTTCCTCACCAAAGACTTGTTAATCGATCCGCGCTTGGGCGAAAAATACTTTTATCAGCGACTTATTGATGGTGACTTATCGGCTAACAACGGCGGTTGGCAATGGAGTGCATCAAGTGGTATGGACCCCAAACCTGTACGCATCTTCAACCCTGCTAGCCAAGCCCAAAAATTCGATCCTGAAGGCGAATACATCCGCGAATGGATACCCGAATTACGTTCGGTAGATACCGAATATTTACTTAATGGTGATATTCCAGCACTCGAAAGAGAAGCCCTTGGCTATCCGCTACCAATCGTCGATCACAAACGACAACAAAGGCAATTTAAAGCAATCTATGCACAGCAAAAAAACGGTAATGGGTAA
- a CDS encoding NUDIX hydrolase: MPPGKEPPQLLKQRLYYRGRKFDFEVSRLRLPNQAEGDWECIRHPGGALAVPVTPEGKLILLKQYRFAVQGRLLEFPAGTIELNEEPFETIQREIQEETGYRAHKWQKLGQFFLAPGYSDEVIYAFLAQNLELLDKPPHQDADEDIEIVLMSPQELEQAILDGEAVDAKSISSFLLAKPFLS; the protein is encoded by the coding sequence ATGCCACCAGGTAAAGAACCTCCACAACTACTCAAACAGCGCCTTTACTATCGCGGACGCAAATTTGATTTTGAAGTCAGTCGTCTGCGCCTACCCAATCAAGCCGAAGGAGACTGGGAATGTATTCGCCATCCAGGAGGTGCTTTAGCTGTACCTGTCACTCCTGAAGGGAAGCTGATTCTTCTCAAGCAATATCGTTTTGCCGTACAAGGACGACTTTTAGAGTTTCCAGCAGGGACCATAGAACTCAACGAAGAACCTTTCGAGACAATTCAGCGGGAAATTCAAGAAGAGACAGGCTATCGGGCGCACAAGTGGCAGAAACTGGGACAATTTTTTCTAGCTCCAGGCTATTCTGATGAAGTCATTTATGCTTTTTTGGCACAAAATCTAGAATTACTCGACAAACCGCCGCATCAAGACGCTGATGAAGATATCGAAATTGTTTTGATGAGTCCACAAGAATTGGAACAAGCAATTTTAGACGGCGAAGCTGTTGATGCCAAATCGATTTCTAGCTTTTTACTCGCAAAACCATTTCTAAGTTGA
- the folK gene encoding 2-amino-4-hydroxy-6-hydroxymethyldihydropteridine diphosphokinase, with amino-acid sequence MNTNALCAIALGSNLGDSRATVKAALNALAATPDIALVAQSSWYQTAAVGPPQPNFINGCAVLRIQMSPQLLLETLLSIEARFGRVRRERWGPRSLDLDLLLYDDLILDTPTLQIPHPRMRDRAFVLVPLAEIASNWIDPVSGKAIAELVQAVDCSGVVRI; translated from the coding sequence TTGAATACGAACGCGCTATGTGCGATCGCACTTGGCAGTAATTTAGGAGACTCGCGCGCCACGGTAAAAGCTGCGTTAAACGCGTTAGCAGCGACACCAGACATCGCCTTAGTAGCTCAATCAAGTTGGTATCAAACTGCCGCCGTTGGTCCCCCGCAACCGAATTTTATTAATGGGTGTGCGGTGTTACGGATACAAATGTCTCCACAATTGCTGTTAGAAACTCTGTTGTCGATTGAGGCTCGATTTGGTAGGGTACGACGCGAACGTTGGGGACCGCGATCGCTTGACCTGGATTTATTGCTTTATGATGATTTAATTCTCGATACTCCCACACTGCAAATTCCCCACCCGCGAATGCGCGATCGCGCTTTTGTGCTAGTACCGCTAGCCGAAATTGCCTCAAATTGGATCGATCCTGTATCGGGTAAAGCGATCGCTGAACTCGTTCAAGCTGTAGACTGTTCTGGTGTTGTTCGTATTTGA
- a CDS encoding NUDIX hydrolase encodes MSLKWLEWSQKLQAIAQTGLTYTQSPYDIERYQQIRQIAAEIMATYAHETPTYVYNLFSKEEGYATPKVDVRGVVFHNDQILLVKEREDGCWTLPGGWVDVGESPSQAVIREVYEESGYQTRIIKLLALYDRNHPRHNHPPLRHHVYKLFFQCQLTGGSAAESTETAGAVFFKEQEIPELSLTRVVPSQISRLFEHYRHPEWQPDFD; translated from the coding sequence ATGTCGCTAAAGTGGCTAGAATGGTCACAAAAATTACAGGCGATCGCCCAAACCGGACTTACCTATACTCAAAGTCCGTATGATATCGAGCGATATCAGCAAATCCGTCAGATCGCAGCTGAAATCATGGCAACTTATGCTCATGAAACTCCAACCTATGTTTACAACCTATTTAGTAAAGAAGAAGGTTACGCAACTCCGAAAGTAGATGTCAGAGGTGTCGTATTTCATAACGATCAAATTCTCTTGGTCAAAGAACGCGAAGACGGCTGCTGGACATTACCAGGAGGATGGGTTGATGTCGGAGAATCACCAAGTCAAGCAGTCATCCGCGAAGTTTATGAGGAGTCGGGCTATCAAACAAGAATCATAAAATTGTTAGCACTTTACGATCGCAATCATCCACGTCATAATCATCCACCCCTAAGACATCACGTTTACAAACTTTTCTTTCAATGTCAACTTACTGGTGGGAGTGCAGCAGAAAGCACGGAAACAGCAGGTGCAGTATTTTTTAAAGAGCAAGAAATTCCCGAACTTTCTCTAACGCGCGTTGTTCCTTCGCAAATTTCGCGCCTCTTCGAGCATTATCGTCACCCTGAATGGCAGCCAGATTTTGATTAG
- the psb35 gene encoding photosystem II assembly protein Psb35: MEILMQATAATDNVPHFPVAATAAIVVGFIAATTIGSIAWYNSKRPVGWEDKQRPDIVPEVKKEETPGIGEPKS, encoded by the coding sequence ATGGAAATCCTCATGCAAGCAACAGCAGCAACAGATAACGTTCCTCATTTTCCCGTTGCTGCTACCGCAGCTATTGTTGTTGGCTTTATCGCTGCTACTACAATTGGCTCAATTGCTTGGTACAACTCGAAGCGCCCCGTTGGTTGGGAAGACAAACAGCGTCCAGATATTGTGCCAGAAGTTAAAAAAGAAGAAACACCAGGTATTGGCGAGCCAAAATCTTAA
- a CDS encoding transglycosylase domain-containing protein produces MPWFKEQDAISNTESAKKSNPSRKQPPRQKQLPRRKVVQILTQIKQLPRQLVSPAINKQPWHRRQSLWLVGVGGSAIALGGIAFSIEQSLPKTAELFTVVREGTLTIKAADGTILQQSGPATREQLKLAEIPKPLVQAFIASEDRRFYQHNGIDYQGIARATVSNLRSANVVEGGSTITQQLARILFLNQERTLWRKLKEIRLAQKIEANLTKEQILERYLNLVYLGEGAYGVADAASVYFSKSVDQLTLPEMALIAGLAPAPSRYSPSVNLAAAQQRRNLVLQRMREDRVLSSETATAAIATSIDINPSSPKRLEVTAPYFTSYIQKELPKYVAPEVIEAGGLIVETTLNPKWQNAAETAVINTVANNGRWQNFEQAALVAINPRNGEIRALVGGKDFGKNQFNRVTQAQRQPGSTFKGFVYTAAIATGLSPYKSYQDAPFVVEGYEPQNYSREFRGWLTMRDALRSSINTVAVKVMMDVGFDPVIQLARQMGIKSELRPMYSLALGSSEVNLLELTSAYGTLATQGMHVEPHGIRRILNRSGEVLYTTTPQPKRVLDSGSAAISTWMLQNVVQAGTGRPASLNRPVAGKTGTSDESRDLWFVGYIPQLVAGVWLGNDNNEPTWGNSGTAAATWRQFMMAAVEDMPVEDFPERPNLTGRKGSIKAQPIKPKRVSSVRRSRSRREFQESNSDFNNNRPRRRYRRSYQQEATVPEPRRRSRRDERPAATRRTRNAPTPTPQTQERLRERLRNLRQSEPQTQQPPSQTNSSQSTAGSYVVPTKE; encoded by the coding sequence ATGCCCTGGTTCAAGGAACAAGACGCAATCAGTAACACTGAATCAGCAAAAAAGAGCAATCCCAGCCGTAAGCAACCGCCTAGGCAAAAGCAACTTCCCCGCCGGAAAGTTGTTCAGATTCTGACTCAGATCAAGCAACTACCGCGTCAACTGGTTTCTCCTGCGATTAACAAACAACCATGGCACCGTCGTCAATCGCTTTGGCTAGTAGGTGTCGGTGGAAGTGCGATCGCCTTAGGAGGAATAGCGTTTTCCATTGAGCAGAGTTTACCAAAAACTGCTGAATTGTTTACGGTAGTACGCGAAGGGACTTTAACGATTAAAGCTGCTGATGGTACTATCTTGCAACAATCTGGACCAGCAACGCGCGAACAACTCAAGTTAGCAGAAATCCCTAAACCGTTAGTTCAAGCGTTTATTGCCTCAGAAGATCGCCGATTTTATCAGCATAATGGCATTGATTATCAAGGAATTGCCAGGGCAACCGTGTCTAACTTACGCTCGGCGAATGTTGTTGAAGGCGGTAGTACAATTACACAACAACTTGCTCGGATTCTGTTTCTAAATCAAGAGCGTACGCTATGGCGCAAGCTGAAAGAAATTCGATTAGCGCAAAAAATTGAAGCAAATTTAACGAAAGAGCAAATTTTAGAGCGCTATCTCAATTTAGTGTATTTGGGAGAAGGCGCGTATGGTGTTGCCGATGCCGCTTCGGTATACTTTAGTAAATCAGTCGATCAGCTAACGCTACCAGAAATGGCGCTGATTGCAGGTTTAGCACCTGCACCAAGTCGCTACTCGCCCTCGGTAAATTTAGCAGCAGCGCAACAGCGGCGTAATCTAGTATTGCAGCGAATGCGAGAAGATCGAGTTTTGTCTTCTGAGACAGCAACAGCCGCGATCGCAACTTCAATTGACATCAATCCTAGTTCGCCTAAACGTCTTGAAGTAACTGCCCCCTACTTCACGAGTTATATTCAAAAAGAACTACCAAAGTACGTTGCACCAGAAGTTATTGAAGCGGGTGGCTTAATTGTTGAGACAACGTTAAATCCAAAGTGGCAAAATGCGGCAGAAACCGCAGTAATAAACACTGTTGCGAATAACGGTAGATGGCAGAACTTTGAGCAAGCTGCTTTGGTAGCGATTAACCCGCGTAATGGTGAAATTCGGGCGTTAGTCGGCGGTAAGGATTTTGGCAAAAACCAATTTAACCGCGTGACTCAAGCACAGCGCCAACCAGGTTCGACATTTAAAGGATTTGTCTACACAGCGGCGATCGCCACAGGTTTATCGCCTTATAAGTCTTACCAAGATGCTCCGTTTGTTGTTGAAGGATACGAACCGCAAAACTACAGCCGCGAGTTTCGTGGTTGGTTAACAATGCGCGATGCACTCAGAAGCTCAATTAACACAGTCGCAGTTAAGGTAATGATGGATGTTGGCTTCGATCCAGTTATTCAACTGGCGCGCCAAATGGGGATCAAATCCGAGTTAAGACCAATGTACTCGCTAGCATTAGGTTCTTCTGAGGTAAATTTACTGGAACTGACAAGCGCCTACGGAACGCTCGCAACACAAGGGATGCACGTAGAACCGCACGGAATTCGCCGTATTCTCAATCGCAGTGGGGAAGTTCTCTATACTACAACACCTCAGCCCAAGCGAGTCTTAGACTCTGGTAGTGCCGCGATTTCAACCTGGATGCTACAAAATGTGGTACAAGCAGGTACTGGACGCCCTGCATCTTTAAACCGTCCCGTTGCTGGAAAAACAGGAACTTCGGATGAATCGCGCGATCTGTGGTTTGTTGGTTATATCCCGCAACTTGTTGCCGGAGTTTGGCTTGGTAACGATAACAATGAACCAACTTGGGGCAACAGCGGGACTGCTGCTGCTACCTGGCGACAATTCATGATGGCAGCTGTAGAAGATATGCCAGTTGAAGACTTTCCAGAACGTCCGAACTTAACAGGGCGCAAAGGTAGTATCAAAGCCCAGCCAATCAAGCCCAAGCGAGTTTCTTCAGTGAGAAGATCTCGATCGCGTAGGGAATTTCAAGAAAGTAATTCTGATTTCAACAACAATCGTCCTCGCCGACGTTATCGCCGTAGTTACCAACAAGAAGCGACTGTACCTGAACCAAGACGGCGATCGCGTCGTGATGAACGCCCAGCCGCGACTCGAAGAACCCGCAACGCGCCAACACCGACACCACAAACACAAGAAAGACTACGCGAACGGTTACGCAACCTCCGCCAGTCTGAGCCACAAACGCAGCAGCCACCGTCTCAAACCAATAGTTCACAATCTACCGCAGGATCGTACGTTGTCCCAACGAAGGAGTGA
- the purD gene encoding phosphoribosylamine--glycine ligase: protein MKVLVVGSGGREHAIAWKLLRSPQVEQVFCAPGNGGTAILDRCQNLPLSVEDFASMGEFARSHNIDLVVVGPEVPLALGITDNLQRLGIKVFGPTRAGAQIEASKAWAKALMQEAKIPTAKAAVFHHAAAAKDYVKAQGAPIVVKADGLAAGKGVTVAETVAQAHSAIDAIFQGQFGAGEFVVIEECLVGQEASVLALTDGLTIRPLLPAQDHKRIGEGDTGENTGGMGVYAPAPIVTPELIAEIEAKVLQPAIATLKKKGIDYRGVLYAGLMIAPNGDFKVLEFNCRFGDPETQAILPLLETPLEELLLACVEQRLAQMPPIAWKSGASACVVIAAGGYPGSYEKGKVISGIDFAEALGANVFHAGTKLLSNLVTDGGRVLGVTGIGENFEQAIALAYQAVNCIQFEKMYYRRDIGYRVKSKAVNF from the coding sequence GTGAAAGTTTTAGTTGTAGGTAGTGGAGGGCGCGAACACGCGATCGCCTGGAAATTGTTACGATCGCCGCAAGTTGAACAAGTCTTCTGTGCGCCTGGTAATGGTGGAACGGCAATTCTAGACCGCTGTCAAAATCTGCCATTAAGCGTTGAAGACTTTGCCAGTATGGGCGAATTTGCGCGATCGCACAACATCGATCTTGTCGTCGTAGGTCCTGAAGTTCCCCTAGCATTGGGAATTACAGATAACTTGCAACGCCTCGGCATTAAAGTTTTTGGTCCTACGCGTGCTGGCGCACAAATCGAAGCAAGTAAAGCTTGGGCAAAAGCCTTAATGCAGGAAGCCAAAATTCCTACTGCCAAAGCTGCTGTATTTCATCACGCAGCTGCTGCTAAAGACTACGTCAAAGCGCAAGGCGCGCCGATTGTAGTCAAAGCTGATGGTTTAGCCGCCGGTAAAGGGGTGACAGTTGCTGAAACGGTAGCGCAAGCCCACAGTGCAATAGACGCCATTTTTCAAGGGCAATTTGGCGCAGGCGAGTTTGTCGTTATTGAAGAATGCTTAGTTGGGCAAGAAGCCTCAGTTTTAGCGCTTACCGATGGTTTAACGATTCGTCCGCTATTACCTGCACAAGACCACAAACGCATTGGCGAAGGCGATACAGGAGAAAATACAGGCGGTATGGGAGTCTATGCGCCTGCACCAATTGTCACGCCAGAGTTGATAGCAGAAATTGAAGCAAAAGTTTTACAACCGGCGATCGCTACGCTCAAAAAAAAAGGTATTGACTATCGCGGTGTCCTGTATGCTGGCTTGATGATTGCCCCCAACGGCGATTTTAAAGTTTTAGAATTTAACTGTCGCTTTGGCGATCCTGAAACTCAAGCAATTTTACCGCTACTCGAAACACCTCTTGAAGAGTTATTACTCGCTTGTGTAGAACAGCGGTTAGCGCAAATGCCGCCGATCGCATGGAAATCCGGTGCATCAGCTTGTGTTGTCATTGCTGCGGGTGGCTATCCTGGAAGCTATGAAAAGGGAAAAGTCATTTCTGGTATCGACTTTGCAGAAGCATTAGGCGCAAACGTCTTCCATGCAGGTACCAAACTATTATCAAACCTCGTGACTGATGGCGGTCGAGTTCTCGGTGTTACGGGAATTGGCGAAAATTTTGAGCAAGCGATCGCACTTGCTTATCAAGCAGTTAATTGTATTCAATTTGAGAAAATGTACTATCGGCGTGACATCGGCTACCGAGTCAAATCAAAAGCTGTTAATTTTTAG
- a CDS encoding TerB family tellurite resistance protein produces MKQDKTSVKKLVKILIGAAWLDGRIQPEEREYLHHVATEKDVAADPEIQPLLNELKTVQPSECYEWIKEYLGEHPGSEAYQELLESISSLIYRDGEVATEEARLLTKLQSLDTTDSSPQGAYSSVLKGIQTLYRRWVSSQS; encoded by the coding sequence ATGAAACAAGACAAAACTAGTGTCAAGAAGTTAGTAAAAATCTTAATTGGGGCTGCTTGGCTCGATGGTAGAATTCAGCCAGAAGAAAGAGAATATTTACATCACGTAGCGACAGAAAAAGACGTGGCTGCCGATCCAGAAATTCAGCCTCTACTTAACGAACTTAAGACTGTGCAGCCAAGTGAATGCTACGAGTGGATAAAGGAGTATTTAGGAGAGCACCCTGGTTCTGAAGCTTATCAAGAGTTGCTAGAATCTATCAGTAGCTTGATTTACCGTGATGGAGAAGTTGCAACCGAAGAAGCACGCCTTCTCACCAAATTGCAATCCTTAGACACAACAGACAGTTCTCCTCAAGGAGCTTATTCTAGCGTACTCAAAGGAATTCAAACGCTTTATCGACGTTGGGTTAGTAGTCAAAGCTAA